The following are encoded together in the candidate division KSB1 bacterium genome:
- a CDS encoding SAM-dependent chlorinase/fluorinase → MTFRILPAGVMVLLLGYGCSSPPTIAVLTDYGWNDPYVGALYGTILSINPAARLTAITHAVPDYDVREASYLLATVANEFPAGTIFLAVVDPDAGGSRRRIIIETQDEKYFVGPDNGVFTDVIKTAGLKRAVEISNVLWYRRGVTSTTFEGRDIFGPAAAHLSKGKKITDAGKQIFDPVQFDRTPASLTESGITGEILHRDHYGNLVTNIQAPMLAKAGWRAGMALECQVKGQVVPATFVERRGAASRGAFILILNHQGFLELARTLDSAGDSLNAGAGEVVLVRTAGAGSPATTTTATVVTPRVSPRATAAK, encoded by the coding sequence ATGACATTCCGAATTCTCCCGGCGGGGGTGATGGTGTTGCTGTTGGGTTATGGCTGCAGCTCGCCACCGACGATTGCCGTGCTCACCGACTATGGCTGGAACGATCCCTATGTCGGCGCGCTTTATGGCACCATTCTCTCCATTAATCCCGCGGCGCGGCTGACCGCCATCACCCATGCCGTTCCGGATTATGACGTGCGGGAAGCGAGCTACCTGCTGGCGACGGTGGCCAATGAATTTCCCGCGGGCACGATTTTCCTGGCGGTGGTCGATCCCGATGCCGGTGGCAGCCGCCGGCGCATCATCATCGAAACACAGGATGAAAAGTACTTCGTCGGGCCGGACAACGGCGTGTTCACCGACGTCATCAAGACCGCCGGCTTGAAACGCGCGGTGGAAATCAGCAACGTGTTGTGGTACCGCCGGGGCGTCACCTCCACGACTTTCGAGGGCCGCGACATTTTCGGTCCGGCGGCCGCGCATCTGTCAAAAGGGAAAAAGATCACCGATGCCGGCAAGCAGATTTTTGATCCCGTGCAGTTTGACCGCACGCCCGCGAGCCTGACGGAGAGCGGCATCACCGGAGAGATTTTGCATCGCGATCATTATGGCAATCTGGTGACCAACATTCAGGCACCGATGCTGGCGAAGGCGGGCTGGCGCGCGGGCATGGCGCTCGAATGCCAGGTGAAAGGCCAGGTCGTGCCGGCGACCTTCGTCGAGCGGCGCGGCGCCGCCAGCCGGGGCGCGTTCATTCTGATCTTGAATCATCAAGGCTTTTTGGAGCTGGCGCGCACTCTCGACAGTGCCGGTGACAGCCTGAATGCCGGGGCGGGCGAAGTCGTGCTGGTGCGCACCGCCGGTGCCGGCAGCCCGGCAACAACGACGACTGCCACCGTGGTTACGCCCCGGGTATCGCCCCGGGCAACGGCTGCGAAGTGA
- a CDS encoding anhydro-N-acetylmuramic acid kinase has translation MNTLGEPMQRLLRIAQQPERLIIGLNSGTSADGIDAALVRFSGNGPGVQFKLLAFEHYSYPAEIRRQLLRASLPGQGTVDQICRLNVAVGECFAQAALALAQTAGIATAAIDLIGSHGQTIHHLPNAEAITGVATRGTLQIGEASVIARRTGIITIADFRAADMALGGQGAPLVPLLEFLLLRSPEKTRGVLNLGGIANLTLLKKGGSLEEVRACDTGPGNMVIDGLMQKLFAREFDANGAVAASGRVSAELLQQLLQHPYFSRPLPKTTGREEFGQAFIEQAMLGGLQHFLAHEDIVATATALTVETIWRGAQLLQEHGGPIEELVVSGGGAQNPVLMQELRRKFAGVTVITSSELGIPSEAKEAILFALLANETVSGHAGNVPAVTGAAAATVLGKICL, from the coding sequence ATGAACACCCTGGGCGAACCGATGCAGCGTTTGTTGCGGATTGCGCAGCAACCCGAGCGGCTCATCATCGGCTTGAATTCCGGCACCTCGGCGGACGGCATCGACGCGGCGTTGGTGCGGTTCAGCGGCAACGGACCGGGCGTGCAATTCAAGCTGCTGGCGTTCGAGCATTATTCCTATCCTGCGGAGATTCGCAGGCAACTTCTGCGCGCCTCGTTGCCGGGGCAGGGCACGGTCGATCAAATCTGCCGGTTGAACGTGGCGGTGGGCGAATGCTTTGCGCAGGCGGCACTGGCGCTGGCGCAAACCGCGGGGATTGCGACTGCGGCAATCGATTTGATCGGGTCGCACGGCCAGACCATTCATCATCTGCCCAATGCCGAGGCGATTACCGGGGTGGCGACCCGCGGCACGCTGCAAATCGGCGAGGCCAGCGTGATTGCCAGGCGCACGGGCATCATCACCATTGCGGACTTCCGCGCCGCCGACATGGCGCTCGGCGGCCAGGGCGCGCCCCTGGTGCCGCTGCTGGAATTTCTGCTGCTGCGCTCGCCGGAGAAAACGCGCGGGGTTTTAAACCTCGGCGGCATCGCCAATTTGACCCTGCTGAAAAAGGGTGGCAGCCTGGAGGAGGTGAGGGCTTGTGATACCGGCCCGGGCAACATGGTGATCGACGGCTTGATGCAGAAGCTGTTCGCGCGCGAGTTCGATGCCAATGGCGCGGTGGCCGCCTCCGGCCGGGTGTCGGCGGAGCTGCTGCAACAATTGCTGCAGCATCCCTATTTCTCCCGGCCGCTGCCGAAAACCACCGGCCGCGAGGAATTTGGCCAGGCCTTCATTGAACAGGCCATGTTGGGCGGCTTGCAGCATTTTCTCGCGCATGAGGATATTGTGGCCACTGCCACGGCGCTGACGGTGGAAACGATCTGGCGCGGGGCGCAGCTTCTGCAGGAGCATGGCGGCCCCATCGAGGAGCTGGTGGTGAGTGGCGGCGGCGCGCAGAATCCCGTGCTCATGCAGGAATTGCGCCGCAAGTTCGCCGGCGTGACGGTGATCACCTCCAGCGAACTGGGCATACCCAGCGAGGCCAAGGAGGCGATTTTGTTTGCACTGCTGGCCAATGAAACCGTGTCGGGGCATGCCGGCAATGTGCCTGCGGTGACCGGCGCCGCCGCGGCGACGGTGTTGGGGAAGATTTGTTTGTGA
- a CDS encoding DUF4412 domain-containing protein, translating to MRVASCFAAFLLLAGWAPVLPAQSFTGIVQQRHFAVPREILFTLAGGITEAPTPEEEAFGFPPARVLQQPVEQLLAAIKKNGAALPADHFTYYFAENGMRVDADLNAGHSLFGKKIIYLVRPQQKQNWLLLPAQQAYLELSAEEGRSVLLSARDVLQSLAQRGAASTAADELPEFKKTGEQSTINGLPCLRYLSKGPGQAAELWVTAAHPGLRRAFDTLLGEMQLGDLTGWQSDAWRRLAHAGVPMLAKHLSPHGGMHVLEITSIQPRAVSAAQFELPADYQKLDLQQLLQEILLKKFVR from the coding sequence ATGCGAGTTGCAAGCTGTTTCGCCGCTTTTCTGTTGCTCGCCGGATGGGCGCCGGTGCTGCCGGCACAATCCTTCACCGGCATCGTGCAGCAGCGCCACTTCGCCGTGCCGCGCGAAATTCTGTTTACGCTGGCCGGCGGCATAACGGAAGCGCCGACGCCCGAGGAGGAAGCTTTCGGTTTCCCGCCTGCCCGCGTGCTGCAACAACCGGTGGAGCAGTTGCTTGCGGCAATCAAAAAGAACGGGGCCGCGCTGCCGGCGGATCATTTCACCTACTATTTTGCCGAGAACGGCATGCGGGTGGATGCCGATTTGAACGCCGGCCACAGTCTGTTCGGCAAAAAAATCATCTATCTGGTGCGGCCGCAGCAAAAACAGAACTGGCTGCTCCTGCCGGCGCAACAGGCTTATCTGGAATTGAGTGCGGAAGAGGGCCGGTCTGTGCTGCTTTCCGCGCGTGACGTGTTGCAGAGTCTCGCACAGCGGGGGGCGGCCTCGACCGCAGCGGACGAGCTGCCGGAATTCAAAAAGACCGGTGAACAAAGCACGATCAACGGGCTGCCCTGCCTGCGCTATCTCAGCAAGGGCCCGGGCCAGGCCGCCGAACTCTGGGTGACCGCGGCGCATCCCGGTTTGCGCCGGGCCTTCGACACCCTGCTCGGCGAAATGCAGCTCGGCGATCTCACCGGCTGGCAGAGCGACGCCTGGAGAAGGCTGGCCCACGCGGGCGTGCCGATGCTCGCCAAACACCTCTCCCCGCACGGCGGCATGCATGTGCTCGAAATCACCAGCATCCAGCCGCGTGCTGTGAGTGCGGCGCAATTCGAGCTGCCGGCGGACTATCAGAAGCTGGATCTGCAGCAACTCCTGCAGGAAATACTGTTGAAAAAATTCGTGCGCTGA
- a CDS encoding SLBB domain-containing protein → MPLSKFHAVLPGLILLFLPAAGLVGAVHAQSPPSKKDSTFSPPHRDFLARRLAEMGLNPRGELAVFGGNLFSAMLPRAPAPGQILLPANYRLGPGDVLGIYLLGQAQRNFEVTVLPEGAVYIPTTGLVDVAGLTLAQARTRLQQEMSRYFNTREFAATLLQAKTVVVEVAGEVRHPGRHTLSGLQTVLDAIELAGGVLPTGSLRNIRVHNRPGGETRADLYAILLQNEPVASGLLQAGDRIFVPPAQRWAAVAGEVHRPAIFELRDDGSDSLAGLLQLAGGPTALANLQQVEWSRLEPDGRRTTRMIDLTASGGWRVRHGDRVTLFSKLQNVERTQVAIYGEVNSPGVYAFEESLRVGDLIKHAGGLTRAAYLLEAEVVRIDPGQPPRRENISLADDSLAVHDPFLHADDQVFIRRIPDWRLGPLVEVRGEVRFPGWYAIAWGKTSLAEICSRAGGPTPEASLREARLYRRRSSRPPTPEEGEFSLPVEMLSALEQEKLKFEFHRQTSTIVSVNFEKLLRQADARHDVLLEPGDLIEFPRASRLVYVTGAVGLPGGVPLLAGGRVRDYVARAGGFAWNASRHRVKVVRATGEVMDDEEAGVLASGDTIWVPTRGEGSTWRTLRDVITVMAQLATIYLVIDRAPGN, encoded by the coding sequence CTGATCTTGTTGTTCCTGCCCGCGGCCGGACTCGTCGGTGCAGTTCATGCCCAATCGCCCCCTTCAAAAAAAGATTCGACTTTTTCGCCTCCGCACCGCGATTTTTTGGCGCGCCGCCTGGCGGAAATGGGGTTGAATCCGCGCGGCGAGCTGGCCGTGTTTGGCGGCAATCTTTTTTCCGCCATGCTTCCCCGCGCGCCGGCACCCGGGCAGATTTTGCTGCCGGCGAATTACCGCCTGGGGCCGGGCGATGTGCTGGGGATTTATTTGCTCGGCCAGGCGCAGCGCAATTTCGAAGTGACGGTGCTGCCGGAGGGTGCAGTTTACATTCCCACCACCGGACTGGTAGACGTTGCAGGCCTGACGCTGGCGCAGGCGCGCACCAGACTGCAGCAGGAAATGTCGCGCTATTTCAATACCCGCGAGTTTGCCGCCACGCTGTTGCAGGCCAAAACCGTGGTGGTGGAAGTGGCCGGGGAAGTGCGCCATCCCGGCCGCCATACCCTGAGCGGTTTGCAGACCGTGCTCGATGCCATAGAGCTGGCAGGTGGCGTGTTGCCGACGGGTTCCCTGCGCAACATTCGCGTGCACAATCGCCCGGGTGGGGAGACGCGCGCCGATCTTTACGCAATTCTGTTGCAGAACGAACCGGTGGCGTCCGGCTTGTTGCAGGCGGGTGATCGTATTTTTGTGCCGCCGGCGCAGCGCTGGGCTGCGGTTGCCGGTGAGGTGCATCGGCCGGCGATTTTCGAGCTGCGTGACGACGGGTCGGATTCCCTGGCGGGACTTCTGCAACTGGCCGGCGGCCCGACTGCGCTGGCGAATCTGCAACAGGTTGAATGGAGCCGCCTGGAGCCGGATGGCCGGCGCACAACCCGGATGATCGATCTGACCGCAAGCGGCGGTTGGCGCGTGCGCCACGGCGACCGCGTGACCCTCTTTTCAAAATTACAAAATGTCGAACGCACACAGGTGGCCATCTACGGCGAAGTGAATTCGCCGGGGGTGTATGCTTTTGAAGAGAGCCTGCGCGTCGGCGATCTGATCAAGCACGCCGGCGGGCTGACCCGTGCCGCGTATCTGCTGGAGGCCGAGGTGGTGCGCATCGATCCGGGCCAGCCGCCCCGGCGGGAAAACATCTCCCTGGCCGACGATTCGCTGGCGGTGCATGATCCCTTCCTGCACGCGGATGATCAGGTCTTTATCCGTCGCATTCCGGATTGGCGGCTCGGTCCGCTGGTGGAAGTGCGCGGCGAGGTGCGCTTCCCCGGCTGGTATGCCATCGCATGGGGAAAGACAAGTTTGGCGGAGATTTGCAGCCGGGCCGGCGGCCCGACGCCAGAGGCCTCGCTGCGCGAAGCGCGTCTGTATCGTCGTCGGAGCAGCAGGCCGCCAACGCCGGAAGAGGGTGAATTTTCCCTGCCGGTGGAGATGCTCAGTGCCCTTGAGCAGGAAAAGTTGAAATTCGAATTCCACCGGCAAACCAGCACCATTGTCAGTGTGAATTTCGAAAAACTCCTGCGCCAGGCCGATGCACGACACGACGTGCTGCTCGAGCCGGGCGACCTGATCGAATTTCCGCGTGCGAGCCGGCTGGTATATGTCACCGGTGCCGTGGGACTGCCCGGCGGCGTGCCGCTGCTGGCCGGCGGCCGGGTGCGGGACTACGTGGCCCGCGCCGGCGGGTTTGCCTGGAATGCCAGCCGCCATCGCGTCAAAGTGGTGCGCGCCACCGGGGAGGTGATGGATGATGAAGAAGCCGGTGTATTGGCGAGCGGGGATACCATCTGGGTGCCGACGCGCGGCGAAGGCAGCACATGGAGAACACTGCGCGATGTAATAACGGTGATGGCGCAACTGGCGACCATCTATTTGGTGATCGATCGCGCGCCGGGGAATTGA
- the rocD gene encoding ornithine--oxo-acid transaminase, which produces MTAKEYIQLEENYGAHIYHPLDIVLERGEGVWLYDVEGNRYLDFLSAYSAVSQGHCHPRIYQAMVAQAKKLTLPSRAFRNNQTGLFYKELADLCEMEMVLPMNSGAEAVETAVKTARKWGYMSKGIPDNKAEIIVCTGNFHGRTTTVISFSSEPQYRRHFGPHTPGFVFVPYGDSEALARAITPHTAAFLVEPIQGEGGILIPPKGYLAKVQGICQQNKVLVMMDEIQTGLGRTGKLFAYQHEPGVKPDVLILGKALSGGFYPVSAVVSSRAILGNFRPGDHGSTFGANPLACAVAREALRVLQEEKLVERSAELGHYFLERLRTINSRHVKEMRGRGLFIGVELKPEAGGARRFCEALRDEGLLCKETHEHVIRFAPPLVITREDLDWAFTRIKKVLETMN; this is translated from the coding sequence GTGACGGCGAAAGAATACATTCAGTTGGAAGAGAACTACGGCGCCCACATTTATCATCCGCTCGACATCGTGCTGGAACGGGGCGAGGGTGTGTGGTTGTATGACGTCGAAGGCAACCGCTACCTCGACTTTCTGAGTGCCTACTCCGCGGTGAGCCAGGGGCACTGCCATCCGCGCATTTATCAAGCGATGGTGGCACAGGCAAAGAAGCTGACGCTGCCGTCGCGCGCCTTTCGCAACAATCAAACCGGCCTGTTCTACAAGGAGCTGGCGGATTTGTGCGAGATGGAAATGGTGCTGCCGATGAACTCCGGCGCGGAAGCGGTGGAGACCGCGGTGAAGACGGCGCGCAAATGGGGCTACATGAGCAAGGGCATTCCCGACAATAAGGCCGAAATCATCGTGTGTACGGGCAATTTTCACGGCCGCACCACCACGGTGATTTCGTTCTCCTCCGAGCCGCAATATCGCCGGCATTTCGGACCGCACACCCCGGGCTTCGTCTTCGTGCCCTATGGCGACAGCGAGGCCCTGGCACGGGCCATCACGCCGCACACCGCTGCGTTTCTGGTGGAGCCGATTCAGGGTGAAGGTGGCATCTTGATTCCGCCAAAAGGCTATCTGGCCAAAGTACAGGGGATCTGCCAGCAGAACAAGGTGCTGGTCATGATGGACGAAATTCAAACCGGTTTGGGCCGCACCGGCAAACTGTTCGCCTATCAACACGAACCGGGAGTGAAACCCGACGTGCTGATTTTGGGCAAGGCCCTGTCCGGCGGATTTTATCCAGTGTCGGCCGTGGTTTCCAGCCGCGCGATTCTCGGCAATTTTCGCCCGGGCGATCATGGCAGCACGTTCGGCGCCAATCCGCTCGCCTGTGCCGTGGCGCGTGAAGCGCTGCGCGTTCTGCAGGAGGAAAAATTGGTGGAACGCTCGGCCGAGTTGGGCCATTACTTCCTCGAACGCCTGCGCACCATCAACAGCAGGCACGTGAAGGAAATGCGCGGCCGCGGCTTGTTCATCGGCGTGGAATTGAAGCCCGAAGCCGGCGGCGCACGCCGTTTCTGCGAAGCCCTGCGGGATGAGGGTTTGCTCTGCAAGGAAACCCACGAACACGTGATTCGCTTCGCCCCGCCGCTGGTGATCACCCGCGAGGACCTCGACTGGGCCTTCACTCGCATTAAAAAGGTTCTGGAGACGATGAATTGA
- a CDS encoding GlmU family protein has protein sequence MSLQLCVFEDDHCNRLYPLSLTRPVFDLRCGMSSLLEKIVRHYPGAGLHLFVRPYLAERVRELWPQAMVNHAPGGPCLFVNGRFLFETWPVAEGRPAIWQHAGEMVALWLPAGLPEPAAPATSPFVLPPGPANAITHEIAGRFVNYPWDLVNNNAAELIRDFKEANLGGQLLGRICPGVTLLEAGNIHLAAGATLKPGVVLDAEDGPIFIDAGATIMANACLQGPLYVGKKSMIKMGAKIYEGTAIGPVCKIGGEVEASIVHGFSNKQHEGFLGHAYLGEWVNLGADTNNSDLKNNYGTVKVYIDGEMVDSGSLFVGLFMGDHAKSGINTMFNTGTVVGVMSNVFGAGYPDKFIPSFIWGGVERSETYALDKALAVAKRVMARRKQTLTPAQERVLRTVFEMTARERAVFSGD, from the coding sequence ATGTCTCTCCAACTCTGCGTCTTCGAAGATGATCATTGCAACCGGCTGTATCCTTTGAGTCTCACGCGGCCGGTGTTCGATTTGCGCTGTGGCATGTCGTCCCTGCTGGAAAAAATCGTCCGGCATTATCCCGGCGCCGGTCTGCACCTTTTCGTGCGGCCGTATTTGGCGGAACGGGTGCGGGAGTTGTGGCCCCAGGCGATGGTCAATCACGCGCCCGGCGGGCCGTGCCTGTTCGTGAATGGCAGGTTTCTGTTTGAGACCTGGCCGGTGGCGGAGGGCCGCCCGGCGATTTGGCAACATGCCGGCGAAATGGTCGCTCTGTGGCTGCCGGCGGGACTGCCGGAGCCCGCGGCACCGGCCACCTCTCCCTTTGTCCTGCCGCCCGGTCCCGCCAACGCCATCACGCATGAGATCGCGGGACGCTTTGTCAATTACCCCTGGGATCTGGTCAACAACAACGCTGCGGAATTGATCCGGGATTTCAAAGAGGCCAATCTTGGCGGGCAACTGCTCGGTCGAATTTGTCCGGGCGTGACGCTGCTCGAGGCCGGGAACATCCATCTGGCCGCGGGGGCAACGCTCAAGCCCGGTGTTGTGCTCGATGCCGAAGACGGCCCGATCTTCATCGACGCCGGCGCAACGATCATGGCCAATGCCTGCCTGCAGGGGCCGCTGTATGTCGGCAAAAAGTCCATGATCAAGATGGGGGCGAAGATTTATGAAGGCACTGCCATTGGGCCGGTGTGCAAAATCGGCGGAGAAGTGGAGGCGAGCATCGTGCATGGCTTCAGCAACAAGCAGCATGAAGGTTTTCTCGGCCATGCCTATCTCGGGGAATGGGTCAATCTCGGTGCCGATACCAACAACAGCGATTTGAAAAACAATTATGGGACGGTGAAAGTTTACATTGACGGCGAAATGGTGGACAGCGGCTCGCTGTTCGTGGGCTTGTTCATGGGCGACCATGCCAAGAGTGGCATCAACACCATGTTCAACACCGGCACGGTGGTGGGGGTGATGAGCAACGTTTTCGGCGCGGGCTATCCGGATAAATTCATCCCTTCGTTCATTTGGGGCGGGGTGGAGAGGAGCGAAACGTATGCGCTGGACAAGGCGCTGGCGGTGGCGAAGCGGGTCATGGCCCGCCGCAAGCAAACGCTGACGCCGGCACAGGAGAGGGTGTTGCGGACGGTATTCGAGATGACAGCGCGCGAACGCGCGGTCTTTAGTGGTGACTAG